The genomic DNA CGACCAGGCGGGGCGTGCTGGTCGTCGGGGACGGCGCGTCCAACGTGCGCAGGTACGTCGCGGCGGCGGGCATGGCCGGATGGCCGGTGCTGTCGGAGCCGAACGGCAACGCCCGCTACGGCGACCACGCCATGTCGGCCTACCACTTCCTGCTCGGCACCCCCGAGTTCGCCGACCGGCACCGGCCCGAGCTGGTGGTGACCCTGGGGCGCCCCGGCCTGTCGCGGCCCCTGCTGAACTGGCTGAGGCACGCCGACGAGCACATCGTGGTCGCCCCCGACCTGACCCGCTGGCCCGATCCGACCCGCTCGGCCACCCAGGTGGCCCAGGCGGTGGAGATCACGGTCGCGGCCGGAGACGACTCCTGGCTGCACTCCTGGCGTCGCGCCGACGGCGCGGCCAGGGCCGCGATCGACGAGGTGCTGGACGGCGCCGGATTCAGCGAGCCCCGGCTGGCCCGTGACCTGGCGGACCTGCTGCCCAACGGATCGCTGCTGTTCTCCGGCTCCTCCATGCCGATCCGCGACCTCGACCAGGCGATGCGCCCCCGCCGGGGGCTGCGGATCCTGGCCAACCGGGGCAGCGCCGGGATCGACGGCGTGGTGTCCACCGCGATGGGCGCGGCCCTGGCGCACAACGGTCCCGCTTACGCCCTGATGGGCGACCTGACCTTCCTGCACGACCAGAACGGCCTGATCCTCGGTCCCCGCGAGCCCCGTCCCGACCTGTGCATGGTCGTCGTGAACAACGACGGCGGCGGGATCTTCTCGCTGCTGCCCCAGGCGGCGCTGCGCGACCCGTTCGAGAGGCTCTTCGGCACCGGTCACGGGGTGGACCTGGCCCACGTGGCCGCCTCTACTGGCACTCCGTACACCTTCGTCGACGGTCCCGACCAGCTGTCCAAGGCACTGCGCGGGGAGGGGCCGCGCGTGGTGGAGGTCCGCACCGAGCGGGAGTCCAACGCGGTGCTGCACTCCATGATGCGTGACGCGGCCTCCACCGCGATCCACGGGGCCGGGTGACCTCGCGGCGCAGGCTGCTCAGGCGGGCGGCGAGCACGGCCGCCGCGAGGTAGGCGGCGAGGAGCAGGCCGGTCCCGTTCGCCGAGGCCGGTCTGCGGGATCGTGCCCGGCGGTGACCTGCGCCTTCCGCCACGGCCCGGCATCGGGGCAGGAGGAGCCGGGCCGACGGAATAAGGTGGCGGTCATGCATGTCGACGAATGGCTTCAGGCGATTCCTCCCGTGTGGGTCTGTGCCCTGGTCGGACTGGTGATCGGGGTGGAGAGCCTGGGCATCCCGCTGCCCGGGGAGATCGTTCTGGTCAGCTCGGCGCTGCTGGCGGCGCAGGGAGTGGTCGATCCGCTCTGGGTCGGGATCTCCGCCAGCGCCGGTGCCGTCATCGGCGACTCCATCGGCTACGCCATCGGCCGCAAGGGCGGCCAGCCCCTGTTCGACAGGCTGGGGCGCAGGTTCCCCAAGCACTTCGGGCCGGCCCACATCGCCAAGGCGGGGCACTACTTCCACCGGTACGGCATGTGGACGGTGTTCTTCGGCCGGTTCATCGCGCTGCTGCGGATCCTGGCCGGTCCGCTCGCCGGAGCCCTCCGCATGCCGTACTGGAGATTCCTCACCGCCAACGTGCTCGGCGGGATCGCCTGGGCGGGCGGGACCACCGCCGTCATCTACTACCTGGGCAGGGTCGCCGAGAAGTGGCTCAAGGGCTTCTCCTGGGTCGGGCTGGGGCTCGCCGTGCTGCTCGGCGTCACGACCACGCTGATCGTCAAGCGCCGGGCCGCCAGGCTGGTCGGCCAGGAGAGCGGGGAGTCCGCGGCGGCGGGGTGACTACCAGGTCTGGGGATGTGCGATCCGCAGTGATGCGGTCACGGTGAGGGAGTATCACTCATCGTGAAGGGAAGCGTCATGCGACCTGAGCCCACTCTGACCGCCCGTGAAACGGTGGCGACCTACGGCACCTACGAAGAGGCCCAGCGGGCCGTGGACAGCCTGTCGGACCAGCGGTTCCCGGTCGAGCACACCAGTATCGTCGGAGTCGATCTCCGGCTCGTCGAAAACGTGCTCGGGCGACTGACCTACTTGCGCGCGGCCGGGATGGGTGCCGCGACGGGCGCGTGGATCGGCCTGCTGATCGGCCTGTTCCTCGCCATCTTCACCCCCGGGCGGTTCCCCTTCCTCCTGGTGCTGTGGGCACTCATCTGGGGTGCCATCGCGGGGGCGATCTTCGGATTGATCGGTCACGCGATGACCGGCGGCAAGCGGGACTTCCTGTCGTCCAGCGCGATAGTCGCCAACCGTTACGAGATCATCGTCTCGGCCGACCACGCGGCGGAGGCACGCAGGCTCCTCAATGTCGGCACTTCCCAGACCGGTGTTCCGCAGACTCCCACGCCCCAGGCCCCGCAGTTCTAGCGGTGCGGCCCCGTGACCGGGGAGGACCTCCGGGGGGCGGAGGTTCAGGTCGGCCTGACCGATCTCCCGCCGGGCACCGCCGAGGCCGCCCGCACCCACCACCGGGCACCCGGCTCACGGAGGCACAGAACTATCAGGTCTGAGGATGTGGCAGGCACGCCGGACGACGAGTCTCGGCAGTAGAGCCCACATGGGAGGTCAGCATGGCTAGAGCTGTCGGGATCGACCTCGGCACCACCAACTCGGTGATCGCCACGATGGAGGGCAACCAGCCCACGGTCATCCCCAACGCCGAGGGATCCCGGACGACGCCGTCGGTCGTGGCCTTCACCGAGCAGGGCGAGCGCCTGGTCGGGCAGTTGGCCAGACGCCAGGCCATCCTCAACCCCAAGGGGACGATCTATTCGGCCAAGCGGTTCATCGGCCGCCGTTACGACGAGGTCACCAGCGAGATGAACGCCGTGTCGTTCGACGTGGTGGCCGGGCCGGACGGGGCGGTGCGCTTCAAGGTTCACGGCAAGGAGTACGCGCCGGAGGAGATCGCCGCGCAGGTGCTGCGCAAACTCGTCGACGACGCCTCGAAGTTCCTCGGGGAGAAGGTGACCGAGGCCGTCATCACGGTGCCCGCCTACTTCAACGATTCCCAGCGCCAGGCGACCAAGGACGCCGGGAAGATCGCGGGCCTGGAAGTGCTGCGGATCGTCAACGAGCCGACCGCGGCCGCCCTCGCCTACGGACTGGACCGCAAGGAGAACGAGACCGTGCTGGTCTTCGACCTGGGCGGCGGGACGTTCGACGTCAGCATCCTCACCATCGGTGACGGCGTCGTCGAGGTACGGTCGACCTCGGGTGACACCCACCTGGGCGGTGACGACTTCGATCGGCGCATCGTCGACTATCTCGCCGACGAGTTCCAGCGGGACACCGGCATCGACCTGCGCGGCGACCCCCAGGCGCTGCAACGGCTGTTCGAGGCGGCGGAGAAGGCCAAGGTCGAGTTGTCCTCGGTCGCCCAGACGCAGATCAGCCTGCCCTTCATCACGGCGGACGCCTCGGGGCCCAAGCACCTGAACACCACGCTGCGGCGGGCGACCTTCGAGGAGATCACCGCCGATCTCCTGGAACGCTGCAAGGGACCGGTCGAGCAGGCGATGGCCGACGCCAAACTCACCTCCAACGACATCGACGAGGTGATCCTGGTGGGCGGTTCGACCAGGATGCCCGCCGTGCAGAACCTTGTCCGCCGGATGACCGGCGGCAAGGAGCCGAACATGACGGTCAATCCCGACGAGGTCGTGGCGCTGGGCGCCGCGGTGCAGGCGGCCGTCATCAAGGGCGAACTTCAGGACGTCGTCCTGCTGGACGTGACGCCGCTCTCGCTCGGCATCGAGACGCTCGGCGGGATCATGACCAAGGTCATCGAGCGCAACACGACGATCCCCGCCCGCCGTACCGAGGTGTTCAGCACCGCCGAGGACAATCAGAGCGCCGTCGACGTCTCGGTGCTTCAGGGGGAGCGCGAGCGAGCCGCCGACAACCGGGCGCTGGGCCGGTTCCGGCTGGAGAACATCAGACCCGCGCCGCGCGGCGAGCCCCAGGTGGAGGTGACCTTCGACGTCGACGCGAACGGCATCGTGAACGTCTCGGCCAAGGACAAGGACACGGGTGCCGAGCAGCGCATCACCATCAGCGAGAGCTCCACCCTCGACCAGAGCGAGGTCGAGCGCATGGTCTCCGACGCCGAGCAGCACCGTGACGAGGACATGCGGCTGCGGCAGACGGTCGACGCGCGAAACGAGCTCGACAGCGCCGCCTACCAGGTGGAGCGGCGGCTGAACGAGCTGGGGGACGCGGTGCCCGTCCATGAGAAGGCGCGGGCGGAGATGCTGGTGAACGATGCCCGTGAGGCGGTCAAGCAGCAGGACACACCGCTCGACCGGCTCCGGTCCCTGACCTCCGAGCTGCAGCAGATCTACCAGAGTCTCGCCGCCGTCTCCGCCGGTCAGCCGGCCGGGAGCGCGCAGGGCGCCCAGGGAGCCCAGGGCGCCCAGGGGAGCCAGGGCGCTCAGGGCGGGAGCGGGGACGACGACGTCATCGACGCGGAGTTCACGACCGATGAGTGACGCGTCCGAGCGGGAGGAGGCCGTCCCGGGGACCGCCGAGGACGCGCCCCCGGACGTGGCTGAGCTCCAGGCCCGGAGCACCGATCTGGAGGACCGGTGGCGGCGTGCCCTGGCCGACCTGGACAACCTGCGCAAGCGCGTCAGTCGCGACGCGGACCGGGTACGGGCCGAGGAGCGGGCGCGGGCGGCCGCCGAATGGCTGCCCGTGCTGGACAACCTGGAACGCGCGCTGGAGCACGTCGAAGGCGATCCGTCCTCCATCGTCGAGGGGTTGCGGGCGATCAGGGACCAGGCGGTGGACGTGCTCGCCCGGCTGGGGTTCCCACGCCGTGACGACGCCGGTACGGAGTTCGACCCGGCCAGGCACGAGGCGGTGGCCACGCTCGCGCAGGAGGGCGTGCCCGAGGGGACGGTCCTCCACGTGGTGCGGCCCGCCTACGGAGACGGTGAACAGCAGCTGCGGCCCGCGCTGGTCGTGGTGGCCAAGGAGGAATGATGGCCACCGCGACCCGAGACTTCTACGAGAGCCTCGGGGTGCCGAGAGGCGCGAGCCAGGAGGAGATCCAGCGCGCCTACCGCAAGCTCGCGCGGACCTACCACCCCGACGTCAACAAGGACCCGGGTGCCGAGGACCGCTTCAAGGAGATCTCCGAGGCGTACAGCGTCCTGTCCGATCCCGAGACGCGCCGCCGCTACGACGCGTTCGGCGCTGATTTCCGCCAGGTGCCCGAGGACGTGGACCCGGAGACCTGGGCGCGTGCCAGAGCCGGGCGGGGCAGACGGGCCGGAGCCGGAGCGGGCCCGGGCGGGCCGGCGGGCTTCGGGGAGGGGGTCGACTTCGAGGATCTCCTGGAAGGGCTGTTCTCCGGCCGGGCGGGGCGGGCGGGCCGGGCGGGGCGGGGCTGGGGGCCGATCCCCGGCGCCGACCAGGAGGCCGAGATCGCGTTGACCGTGGAGGAGGCCTACCGGGGCGGTCGCCGCTCGATCACCGTGGGGGGCCGCCGGATCGATGTCAACATTCCGGCGGGAGTGACCGACGGGCAGCGCATCCGGCTGGCCGGGCAGGGTGGCCGGGGCAGTGAGGGAGCCGCCGCGGGAGACCTGTACCTGATCGTCAGGATCACGCCGCACTCCCGCTACCGGGTCGAGGGGCGTGACATCCACGTCCAGCTCCCGATCAGCCCGTGGGAGGCGGCGCTCGGCGCGTCCGTCGCCGTCGACACCCCGGGCGGTGACGCCAAGGTGAAGGTGCCGCCCGGGACCTCCAGCGGCAGGAGACTGCGGCTGCGAGGCCGGGGGATGCCGAACCCGCGCGGCACGCCGGGAGACCTGTTCGCCGAGGTGAAGATCGTGGTTCCGCACACTCTGTCAGACGAGGAACGGCGATTGTTCGAGCAGCTCGCCGCGATCTCGGCCTTCGACCCGAGGAGGCGGCGATGACCCGACCTCCCATGGGAAACGGGTGGTCCGTTCCGAGGAGGCGGCGATGATCTATGCCCTCACCCGGCCGCGGCGGCTGGACCTGGAGTCGTTCGCCCGGGTCACCGGGACGCACCCGGATCTGGTGCGGCGCCTTGTCGTCCTGGGCGTGCTCGACGCGCAGTCCGACGCGGCCGGAGCCCTGTGGTTCCCGGTGGCCCAGGTATACGCCATGGCGCGGATTCAGCGTCTGCGCGCGGGATTCACGCTCAACTACGCCGCACTCGGTCTGGTGGTCGACCTGCTCGACCGCATCGCGGAGCTGGAGACGGCCCAGCGCAATCGTTCCCGCATCACAGGAGGCCCGCAGTGGACGTGAACCAGCTGACCCAGAAGTCGCAGGAGGCGCTGCACGACGCGCAGACCAAGGCTCTTCGTTTCGGGCACACCGAGGTCGACGGTGAGCACCTGCTGCTGGCGCTGCTCGACCAGCCGGAGGGTCTGATCCCTCGCCTGCTCGTCCAGGCCGACATCGATCTGGAGCGGCTCATCGCCGATCTGGAGGCCGAGTTGAGCCGCCGGCCCCGGGTCAGCGGACCCGGGGTCGATCCCGGTCAGGTCCGCGTGACCCAGCGCCTGTCGCGTCTGCTCGAGACCGCCAAGAGGGAGGCCGACCGCCTCAAGGACGAGTACGTCTCGGTGGAGCACCTGCTCGTCGCCCTGCTGGAGGAGGGGGATGAGAGCGCCGCCGGGCGGCTGCTCCACCAGCAGGGGCTGACCAGGGACGCCTTCCTCAGGGAGCTCACCGCGGTCCGCGGCAACCAGCGGGTCACCTCGGCGATGCCCGAGGTCGCCTATGAGGCACTGGCGAAGTACGGGCGGGACCTGGTCGCCGACGCCGCCGCGGGCAAGCTCGATCCCGTCATCGGGCGCGACAGTGAGATCCGCCGCACCATCCAGATCCTGTCCCGCAAGTCCAAGAACAATCCGGTCCTGGTCGGCGACCCCGGGGTAGGCAAGACCGCCATCGTCGAGGGTCTCGCCCAGCGGATCAGTAACGGTGACGTGCCCGAGGGGCTCAGGGACAAGACGGTCTTCAGCCTCGACATGGGCGCGTTGGTGGCCGGCGCCAAGTACCGGGGTGAATTCGAGGAACGTCTCAAGGCGGTGCTCACCGAGGTGGTGGCCGCCGAGGGGCGGATCCTGCTCTTCGTCGACGAGGTGCACACGGTCGTGGGCGCGGGCGCGGCCGAGGGCTCCATGGACGCGGGCAACATGCTCAAGCCCATGCTGGCCCGGGGCGAGCTGCACATGATCGGGGCGACGACCCTGCAGGAGTACCGCAAGTACATCGAGAAGGACGCCGCTCTGGAGCGGCGGTTCCAACCGGTGATGGTCGACGAGCCCTCGGTCGAGGACGCCGTCTCCATCCTGCGCGGCCTGCGCGAGCGGCTTGAGGTCTTCCACGGCGTGACGATCCAGGACGCCGCACTGGTGGCCGCCGTCGTGCTGAGCCACCGTTACATCTCCGACCGGTTCCTCCCCGACAAGGCCATCGACCTGGTGGACGAGGCGTGCGCGATGCTCCGTACGGAGATCGACTCGATGCCCGCCGAGCTCGACGAGCTCACCCGCAGGGTGATGCGGCTGGAGATCGAGGAGGCCGCGCTGGCCAAGGAGGAGGACCAGCCGAGCAGGTCCCGGCTGGAGGAACTGCGCAGGGAACTCGCCGATCTGCGGGCCGAGGCCGACTCCATGCGGGCGCAGTGGGAGGCCGAGCGGCAGGCGCTGCGCGCGGTCCAGACCCTGCGCGAGGAGATAGAGCACGTACGCACCGAGGCCGAGCGCGCCGAACGCGACTACGACCTCAACCGCGCCGCCGAGCTGCGGCACGGCCGGCTGCCCGAGCTCGAACGGCGCCTGCAGGCCGAGGAGGAGCGCCTGCGGACCAAGCAGGGCGCCGGGCGGCTGCTCCGTGAGGTCGTGACCGAGGACGAGATCGCGATGATCGTCTCCAGGTGGACCGGCATCCCGGTGAACCGCCTGCAGGAAGGGGAACGGGAGAAGCTGCTCCGGCTGGACGAGATCCTGCACGAGCGGGTGATCGGCCAGGACGAGGCGGTGCGGCTGGTGGCCGACGCCGTCATCAGGGCCCGCTCGGGCATCAAGGACCCGCGCCGCCCGATCGGGTCGTTCATCTTCCTGGGGCCGACGGGGGTGGGCAAGACCGAGCTGGCCAAGGCGCTCGCGACGGCGTTGTTCGACACCGAGGACAACATGGTCCGCATCGACATGAGCGAGTACCAGGAGCGTCACACGGTCAGCCGTCTCGTCGGCGCTCCCCCCGGTTACGTCGGATACGACGAGGGCGGCCAGCTCACCGAGGCCGTACGGCGCAAGCCGTACTCGGTGGTGCTCTTCGATGAGGTGGAGAAGGCCCATCCGGACGTTTTCAACACGTTGTTGCAGGTCCTGGACGACGGGCGGCTCACCGACGCGCAGGGCAGGACCGTCGACTTCCGCAACACCGTCCTCATCATGACCTCCAACCTCGGCTCCATGTATCTCCTGGAAGGCGTCACGCCGAGCGGGGAGATCAAGCACGACGCCCAGGAGCAGGTCATGGCGGAGCTGCGTTCGCACTTCCGCCCGGAGTTCCTCAACCGGATCGACGACATCGTGATCTTCAAGCCGCTCACCCTGCAGGAGATCGAGCGCATCGTCGAGCTGATGTTCGGTGAGTTGCGGACGCGGCTCGACGAGCGGGGGGTGGGGCTGGAGGTGTCAGCCGAGGCGCGTGCGTACATCGCCGAGCGGGGATACGACCCGGTGTACGGCGCGCGCCCGCTGCGCCGGTTCATCGCCAGGGAGGTCGAGACCCGTATCGGGCGCGCACTGCTCACCGGTGCCGTGGACGAGGGCGGCGTGGTCCGGGTCGATCTGGCCCAGGGCGAGCTCGTCGTCACCTACGGATGAGGAGAAGCGGGCATGCCGGCGAACATCGTGCAGTGCAGGAACTGCGGGCAGAAGAACAGGACGCCCACGGTCGGGTCGGCGGAACGGGGGAGCCGTTGACATGGACGCGTTCGCCGAGACACCCGATCACCACGGGGCCTTTCCCCGGCTGAGCGACGAGCAGATCGCCAGGTTCGCGCCCTACGGAGTCCGGAAGCCCACCCGGACGGGTGACGTCCTGCTCCGTGAGGGCGAGAGCGGCTCCGACTTCTTCGTCATCCTGTCGGGGAAGGTGGCCGTCATCCAGGACGAGCGGGTCGCGCGGGTACACGGGCCGGGCCGTTTCCTCGGCGAGCTCGGGATGCTCACCGGCCAGAAGGAGTTCACGACGGTGGTCGTCTGCGAGGCGGGCGAGGTCCTGGCGGTCCCCACCTGGCGCCTGCGGCAGATCGTCACCCACGATCCGGAACTGGGGGATCTGATCCTGCGGGCCTTCATGATCCGCCGCTCGATGCTCATCAGCAGCGGGGCGGGGCTGAGGATCATCGGCTCCCGCTACTCGCCGGACACCCGGCGGCTGCGGCAGTTCGTCGCCCGCAACAGGTTCCCGTACCGGTGGATCGACCTGGAGGAGGACAAGGCGGCCGAGGCGCTGGTGCACAACCTCGGCATACCGGCGGCCGAGACGCCGGTCGTGATCCTGGGCGGGACCCAGGTCCTGCGCAATCCCAGCAACGCCGCACTGGCCCACGCCATCGGCCTGCCGGCGCCGTCCGTGCCGGAGGACGTCTTCGACCTCGTCATCGTGGGGGCCGGGCCGGCGGGTCTGGCCGCCGGGGTGTACGGGGCATCGGAGGGATTGCGCACCGTGGTGCTCGACGCGGTCGCGATCGGCGGGCAGGCGGGCACCTCGTCGTGCATCGAGAACTACCTCGGCTTCCCCGCCGGGATCCCCGGTGGGGAGCTCGCCGAGCGGGCCGTCATCCAGGCCAGGAAGTTCGGCGCGCATCTCGGTGTGCCCGCCGAGGCCACCTCACTCAAGCGGCAGGACGGGCACTACGTCGTCGGGCTGCGCGACGCGCCCTCGATCGAGGGCCGCACGGTCGTGCTCGCCACCGGGGCGCGCTACCGCAAGCTCGACGTGCCACGGCTGGCGGACTTCGAGGGCTACGGGATCTACTACGCCGCGACCCTGACCGAGGCCGGGTTCTGCCGGGGCGAGCCGGTGGTGGTCGTGGGCGGCGGGAACTCGGCGGGACAGGCGACGATCTTCCTGTCCGAGCACGCCGTGTCGGTGCGCCTGCTCGTCCGCGGTGACGACCTCGCGAAGAGCATGTCGCGCTATCTCATCGACCGGATCGAGAACAACTCCAAGGTGGAGGTGATGCTCCATACCGAGGTGCGCGAATTCCTCGGCACCCGTGCGCTGGAAGCCGTCGTGGCCGAGGACACGCACGCCGGGCAGCGGCTGCGCCTGGACACGCGGGCCGTATTCGTCTTCATCGGCGCCGATCCCTGCACCGCCTGGCTCGCCTCCGAGATCGCCCTCGACGACAAGGGATTCGTCCTCACCGGCTTCCCCGACGGCCTGCCCCTGGAAACCAGCCTGCCGGGGATCTTCGCGGTGGGCGACGTCAGAAGCCAGTCGGTCAAGCGGGTCGCCTCCGCGGTGGGGGAGGGCTCCATGGCGATCCGGTTGATCCACGAGCACTTCACGCGTCAGGGGGAAGTGCGCTGATCCGGATGGATGCTCTCCTGAACGGAGAGCCGGGCCAGTTCGACACGTGAGTGGATGCACAGTTTGCGGAAGACCTGACGCAGGTGGAAGGCGACGGTGTGCTCGCTGATGAACATCTGCCCGGCGGCCTGCCGGTTGGTCAGTCCCTGGGCGACGAGATCGCAGACGGCACGCTCGGTACCGGTGAGGCTGGCCCATCCCGACACGGGGTGATCGGTCCGGGTCCAGTGACGGCGCCGCTCGCCCAGCACCCGCAGCCGGCCCCGTACCCGCGCCACGTCGCGGACCGCGCCGACCGAGGCGTAGCAGGAGAGCGCGCTGTCGAGACTGTCGACGGCGAGGTCCCGGTTGCCGGCGTCCACGCCGAGCAGCACGCCGAGATCCTCCGCCGCGGAGGCCCTGGCCCACGGGCCGGTGTGCTCGGCCACGGCCAGGCCCAGCGCCTCCGGGTCGCGGTCGCGGAGGCCGCGGGCGTGGACGGCGGCCACCGAGAGGCCGGGCAGCCGGGGATTGCGCCAGGCGATGTCCTCGGCCGCGTCCACCACGGCGTCGGCCCGGTGCCCGTCCCGCACGGCCATCGCCATCCGCACCAGCCATGCCGCGGCCGTGGGCTCGCTGCTCAGCGCTCCGGTACGCCGGGGCAGCGCGTCGTAGACCCCGCTGAGCGAACTCATCCCGCTCGCCGCTCCGCCGTGAGCCTCCCTGATCCGCCCGGCCGTCAGCTCCGACCGCAGCCGCGTGTACGGCGGCGCGCCCTGCGGGCCCCTGGCCTGGTCGTCCTCCAGATATCTGATCGCCCGGGGAAGGTCACCCACCCGCAGCGAGGCGGTGCCCAGGACTGACAGAGCCGAGGACGCGAGAAGCGGGGCACCCATGGTGTCGGCGGTGGTCAGCCCGGCCTCCGCCTGTTCGATCGCGCTGCCGAACCTGCCGGCGGCCAGGTCAAGGCGGGCACGCAGGACGGGGATCTCGGCGCTCCACATCGGCTGTCCCACGGCCTCCGCCTCGGTGCTCGCCAGCATCGACTCCGCCTCGTCAAGCAGCCACAGGTCGGTCAGCATCGTGGTCAGGACGGCCCTCGGCTGCGGATGGCCCTCGCCGCTCGGCAGCTCGGCGGCCTCCCGGGCCAGGTCCAGTGCACGCGAGAGCCTGCCCTCATCCCACGCGATCATGGACAGGACCACGAGCGTGTCGGCGGCGGCGCCGGCCGGGTGCTGCCGTCGGGGAACCAGGCGGCCGGGGAAGCTCCTTCCGAGCTGATGGTGCAACGCCTGCTGCACCGGCGCGGGCACCGTCTCGACGATCGACCGCCATACCAGCTCATGCCGGAACGCCAGCTCGTCGGGCATGGCGACGAGCACTCCGGCCGCCAGCGCCTCCTCCAGGGCAGGAAGCAGCGAGGCCGGGGTCTCGCCGAGCATCTCGGCCGCGTACGCCGGTGAGAACGAGCGTCCCAGCACCGCGGTCGCCTCCAGCAGGTACCGGGTCCTGGGGCTCACCTCGTCGAGGCGCCGCCGGACGGCGGCGTGGACACGCCGGGGGAGCGACGTCCCGGTCAGCCGGGCCAGATCCGAGCTCACCCGTACGGCGTCCTCCTCCCGTAGCCCGGTCAGGAGTTCGAGCAGCAGGAACGGGTTGCCGCCGGCCTGAGCCGCCAGGGCCGCCAGCTCCTCTCCGGGAGCCGCGTTCAGGGTGTCGCCGACGACCTCGGCCACGGCGCCGTCGTCGAGGGGGGACAGCGGGATCCGGACGGCCCCCTCCTCCTCCAGGAGGTCGAACAGCCGGTCGCAGTCACCGTGGCCGCACGTGGTGCGCCGGGCCAGGAGCCACGCCAGCGGGCGGGAGGCCAGCCGGGACGGCAGCGTCCGCAGGGCCATGAGAGTGGCGGGATCGGCCCACTGGAGATCGTCCATGGTCACCAGCAGCGGCCCTTCGTCCGTCCGCCGCTCCAGTGCGGTCCGCACCTGCTCGGCCAGCCACATC from Streptosporangium sp. NBC_01756 includes the following:
- the menD gene encoding 2-succinyl-5-enolpyruvyl-6-hydroxy-3-cyclohexene-1-carboxylic-acid synthase, with amino-acid sequence MNPATALATVLVDELVRCGLTDVVLAPGSRSTPLALAVHADSRIRLHVRIDERSASFLALGLARRSERPVALICTSGTATANFHPAVIEAHESGVPLLLLTADRPPELRDTGASQTVDQIKLYGTAVRWFSEVGVPEDRPGQVAYWRSLACRAYQRSLGPFDPGPVHLNVAFREPLVPDGDDSWCESLEGDAGGPWVRARVAPPAVALHLPPTRRGVLVVGDGASNVRRYVAAAGMAGWPVLSEPNGNARYGDHAMSAYHFLLGTPEFADRHRPELVVTLGRPGLSRPLLNWLRHADEHIVVAPDLTRWPDPTRSATQVAQAVEITVAAGDDSWLHSWRRADGAARAAIDEVLDGAGFSEPRLARDLADLLPNGSLLFSGSSMPIRDLDQAMRPRRGLRILANRGSAGIDGVVSTAMGAALAHNGPAYALMGDLTFLHDQNGLILGPREPRPDLCMVVVNNDGGGIFSLLPQAALRDPFERLFGTGHGVDLAHVAASTGTPYTFVDGPDQLSKALRGEGPRVVEVRTERESNAVLHSMMRDAASTAIHGAG
- a CDS encoding DedA family protein, with translation MHVDEWLQAIPPVWVCALVGLVIGVESLGIPLPGEIVLVSSALLAAQGVVDPLWVGISASAGAVIGDSIGYAIGRKGGQPLFDRLGRRFPKHFGPAHIAKAGHYFHRYGMWTVFFGRFIALLRILAGPLAGALRMPYWRFLTANVLGGIAWAGGTTAVIYYLGRVAEKWLKGFSWVGLGLAVLLGVTTTLIVKRRAARLVGQESGESAAAG
- a CDS encoding general stress protein, encoding MRPEPTLTARETVATYGTYEEAQRAVDSLSDQRFPVEHTSIVGVDLRLVENVLGRLTYLRAAGMGAATGAWIGLLIGLFLAIFTPGRFPFLLVLWALIWGAIAGAIFGLIGHAMTGGKRDFLSSSAIVANRYEIIVSADHAAEARRLLNVGTSQTGVPQTPTPQAPQF
- the dnaK gene encoding molecular chaperone DnaK; translated protein: MARAVGIDLGTTNSVIATMEGNQPTVIPNAEGSRTTPSVVAFTEQGERLVGQLARRQAILNPKGTIYSAKRFIGRRYDEVTSEMNAVSFDVVAGPDGAVRFKVHGKEYAPEEIAAQVLRKLVDDASKFLGEKVTEAVITVPAYFNDSQRQATKDAGKIAGLEVLRIVNEPTAAALAYGLDRKENETVLVFDLGGGTFDVSILTIGDGVVEVRSTSGDTHLGGDDFDRRIVDYLADEFQRDTGIDLRGDPQALQRLFEAAEKAKVELSSVAQTQISLPFITADASGPKHLNTTLRRATFEEITADLLERCKGPVEQAMADAKLTSNDIDEVILVGGSTRMPAVQNLVRRMTGGKEPNMTVNPDEVVALGAAVQAAVIKGELQDVVLLDVTPLSLGIETLGGIMTKVIERNTTIPARRTEVFSTAEDNQSAVDVSVLQGERERAADNRALGRFRLENIRPAPRGEPQVEVTFDVDANGIVNVSAKDKDTGAEQRITISESSTLDQSEVERMVSDAEQHRDEDMRLRQTVDARNELDSAAYQVERRLNELGDAVPVHEKARAEMLVNDAREAVKQQDTPLDRLRSLTSELQQIYQSLAAVSAGQPAGSAQGAQGAQGAQGSQGAQGGSGDDDVIDAEFTTDE
- a CDS encoding nucleotide exchange factor GrpE, whose protein sequence is MSDASEREEAVPGTAEDAPPDVAELQARSTDLEDRWRRALADLDNLRKRVSRDADRVRAEERARAAAEWLPVLDNLERALEHVEGDPSSIVEGLRAIRDQAVDVLARLGFPRRDDAGTEFDPARHEAVATLAQEGVPEGTVLHVVRPAYGDGEQQLRPALVVVAKEE
- a CDS encoding DnaJ C-terminal domain-containing protein is translated as MATATRDFYESLGVPRGASQEEIQRAYRKLARTYHPDVNKDPGAEDRFKEISEAYSVLSDPETRRRYDAFGADFRQVPEDVDPETWARARAGRGRRAGAGAGPGGPAGFGEGVDFEDLLEGLFSGRAGRAGRAGRGWGPIPGADQEAEIALTVEEAYRGGRRSITVGGRRIDVNIPAGVTDGQRIRLAGQGGRGSEGAAAGDLYLIVRITPHSRYRVEGRDIHVQLPISPWEAALGASVAVDTPGGDAKVKVPPGTSSGRRLRLRGRGMPNPRGTPGDLFAEVKIVVPHTLSDEERRLFEQLAAISAFDPRRRR
- a CDS encoding chaperone modulator CbpM → MIYALTRPRRLDLESFARVTGTHPDLVRRLVVLGVLDAQSDAAGALWFPVAQVYAMARIQRLRAGFTLNYAALGLVVDLLDRIAELETAQRNRSRITGGPQWT